The Candidatus Methanosuratincola sp. genome window below encodes:
- a CDS encoding aspartate aminotransferase family protein, whose product MTFEDTFLADTFWKRPVTLVRGRGARVWDSNGKEYIDCSCGYGVALLGHCHPKVVEAINRQASRLLTCHGSFYNDAREECLSRLHKIRPEGTDRVFLSSTGAEAVEAAIKLSRRFTKKKGFIAAVNAYHGKTMGALSLTWASKYREPFMPLLDGVKFAPYGKAEKVRDLIDQDTAAVFVEPVQGEGGINVPPEEYLRELREICDEKGILLVLDEVQSGFGRTGKIWAHQHFGVKPDILCSSKALGGGVPIAATFAREDIMASLKRGEHSNTFGGNPLACAACAAAIDALIEDGLVENAREIGNELKKGLSSIGSTMVREVRGLGLMIGVDMRFETMGIILRCLEKGVIALEAGKTVLRLLPPLVLGKEDAKKVVDTISGAVLDEERKRKGA is encoded by the coding sequence ATGACCTTCGAGGACACTTTCCTTGCGGACACCTTCTGGAAGAGGCCGGTCACGCTTGTTAGGGGCAGGGGCGCGAGAGTCTGGGACAGCAACGGCAAGGAGTATATAGACTGCAGCTGCGGATACGGGGTTGCTCTACTAGGACACTGCCACCCGAAGGTTGTGGAAGCCATAAACAGGCAGGCCTCCAGGCTCCTGACCTGCCACGGATCATTTTATAACGACGCCAGGGAGGAGTGCCTCTCGAGGCTACATAAGATAAGACCGGAGGGAACGGACAGGGTCTTCCTCTCCAGCACAGGGGCCGAGGCGGTGGAAGCTGCAATAAAGCTGTCTAGGAGGTTCACAAAGAAGAAGGGCTTCATTGCCGCAGTCAACGCCTACCACGGGAAGACAATGGGGGCCCTGTCGCTCACATGGGCTTCGAAGTACAGGGAGCCCTTCATGCCGCTCCTGGACGGGGTCAAGTTCGCGCCTTACGGGAAAGCCGAAAAGGTAAGGGATCTCATCGATCAGGATACCGCAGCAGTCTTCGTCGAGCCGGTCCAAGGCGAGGGCGGCATTAACGTTCCACCCGAGGAGTACCTCAGGGAGCTGAGGGAGATATGCGACGAGAAGGGGATACTCCTCGTCCTAGACGAGGTCCAGAGCGGCTTCGGGAGGACGGGGAAGATCTGGGCTCACCAGCACTTCGGGGTCAAGCCGGACATCCTTTGCTCCAGCAAGGCCCTAGGCGGAGGCGTGCCGATAGCCGCGACATTTGCAAGGGAAGACATAATGGCATCGCTCAAGAGGGGCGAGCATTCAAACACATTTGGAGGTAACCCGCTTGCCTGCGCAGCCTGCGCGGCAGCCATTGATGCGTTAATTGAGGATGGGCTAGTCGAGAATGCGAGGGAGATAGGAAACGAACTGAAGAAGGGGCTCTCCAGCATCGGGAGCACAATGGTGAGGGAGGTACGTGGGCTCGGGCTTATGATCGGGGTGGACATGCGCTTCGAGACGATGGGGATAATACTCCGCTGTCTTGAGAAAGGGGTCATAGCCCTAGAGGCCGGAAAGACGGTCCTGAGGCTCCTGCCTCCGCTGGTCTTGGGCAAGGAAGACGCCAAGAAAGTGGTCGATACAATATCTGGCGCGGTGCTGGATGAAGAGAGGAAAAGAAAGGGTGCATAA
- a CDS encoding [LysW]-aminoadipate/[LysW]-glutamate kinase encodes MSTGNRVTVKIGGDLIKGEELNRPLLEDLCALSKKGGVVVVHGGGDIVTDFAKKLGKEQVFVVSPEGFKSRYTDRETAEIYAMVMAGMINTKIVGVFQQFGINAVGLSGFDGGLLRAERKKRLVIVDEQGRKRAIEGGYTGKISYVNSALIEALLSGGYVPVISPLAMGLEFEPLNVDGDRTTASVAKAIQADAVVYLTDVEGVLEGNNVVRKIAALEVEGLLEKIGPGMSTKIHAAVDAVKGGVKKAIITSGFAERPVTSALEGNRGTVISL; translated from the coding sequence ATGAGCACAGGCAACAGGGTCACCGTGAAGATCGGGGGGGACCTGATCAAGGGAGAGGAGCTGAACAGGCCCCTCCTCGAGGACCTATGCGCGCTCTCAAAGAAGGGCGGGGTGGTAGTCGTCCACGGCGGTGGCGACATAGTGACCGATTTCGCGAAGAAACTTGGAAAGGAGCAAGTCTTCGTCGTGTCGCCTGAGGGCTTCAAGAGCAGGTACACCGACAGGGAGACGGCAGAGATCTATGCAATGGTTATGGCAGGCATGATAAACACCAAGATCGTCGGAGTCTTCCAGCAGTTCGGGATAAACGCGGTTGGGCTCTCCGGGTTCGACGGCGGGCTCCTGAGGGCTGAGAGGAAGAAGAGGTTGGTCATAGTCGACGAGCAGGGGAGGAAGAGGGCCATCGAGGGGGGCTACACGGGCAAGATCTCTTATGTCAACAGCGCACTGATAGAGGCGCTCCTGTCCGGCGGCTATGTGCCGGTGATATCCCCGCTTGCCATGGGTCTTGAGTTTGAGCCCCTGAACGTAGACGGGGACAGGACCACGGCAAGTGTGGCGAAGGCGATCCAGGCAGATGCAGTGGTTTACCTTACCGACGTCGAGGGCGTCTTGGAAGGGAATAACGTGGTCAGGAAGATAGCGGCCCTGGAGGTGGAGGGTCTGCTCGAAAAGATCGGCCCCGGCATGAGCACCAAGATCCATGCAGCCGTAGACGCGGTGAAGGGCGGAGTCAAGAAGGCGATAATAACATCAGGATTTGCCGAGAGGCCGGTTACATCCGCCCTAGAAGGGAACAGGGGCACAGTGATCTCGCTATGA